From Salarias fasciatus chromosome 12, fSalaFa1.1, whole genome shotgun sequence, the proteins below share one genomic window:
- the wdr54 gene encoding WD repeat-containing protein 54 codes for MYHKEKSIQIKNSASALYNNLSVLRIAPRQLTYFTVVHANVVNMVSASWDGLNYSHRQLQSKEPNVATSTSLIMQAAFCVLPSRELLVLTSQKGIQMYESDGSIMVYWHALDTPETPTEQAVFARGISAVWENYICVGVSSGAILVFDIPSKGSNITLSEVLEEHNQSVTDMASECSGSQECIANLVTADDGGNLCVWKSGEEFQLLNKIPGFDMSCSSVKLWKGTVVAGYGTGQIRLYEAVTGILHAEVNAHARWIYSLDIAPFSGLLLSAAEDSLVRVWHLSMTPETNTVEVAHLHNECVTDTQICGAKFCDGDGYAFAVTGYDLSEIIRYIQS; via the exons ATGTATCACAAAGAGAAGAGCATCCAGATAAAAAACAGTGCGTCGGCACTGTACAACAACCTGAGCGTGCTGCGGATCGCTCCGAGGCAGCTCACCTACTTCACCGTGGTTCATGCCAATGTGGTCAACATGGTCAGCGCGTCCTGGGACGGACTCAACTACTCCCACCGCCAGCTGCAGTCCAAAGAGCCCAACGTGGCCACCAGCACGTCTCTCATCATGCAG GCAGCCTTTTGTGTGCTCCCCTCTCGTGAGTTGCTGGTGCTGACCTCCCAGAAAGGCATTCAG ATGTATGAGTCTGATGGCTCCATCATGGTGTACTGGCATGCACTGGACACTCCAGAAACACCTACAG AACAGGCGGTGTTTGCTCGAGGGATATCAGCAGTGTGGGAGAATTATATTTGTGTGG gggTTTCTTCTGGTGCAATTCTGGTATTTGACATCCCCAGTAAAGGAAGCAACATTACCTTATCCGAGGTTCTTGAGGAGCATAATCAGTCTGTTACTGATATGGCGTCGGAGTGCTCGGGCAGCCAG GAGTGCATAGCTAATCTGGTCACTGCAGATGACGGgggaaacctgtgtgtgtggaagtcTGGGGAGGAATTTCAGTTGCTCAATAAGATCCCTGGTTTTGA tatGAGCTGCTCATCAGTCAAGTTGTGGAAAGGCACAGTGGTGGCGGGCTACGGCACGGGTCAGATCCGCCTCTACGAGGCAGTGACAGGAATTCTACACGCTGAGGTCAACGCTCATGCTCGCTGGATATACTCACTGGACATTGCCCCTTTTTCTGGACTG CTTTTGTCTGCTGCTGAGGACTCTCTGGTCAGAGTGTGGCATCTATCTATGACCCCGGAGACCAACACCGTGGAG GTGGCTCATTTGCATAACGAATGTGTGACAGACACCCAGATCTGTGGCGCCAAGTTCTGTGACGGTGATGGTTACGCCTTTGCAGTTACAGGTTATGACCTGAGTGAGATTATTCGTTACATACAGTCATag